The window CCCGCTACGTCAGCGGCTCTATGGAGGATACCACGTTCCCCGAGGTGGTGGTGAGGGAGGCTGAGAACACCTGGGGTAGGTGGTGGGGAACAGCCCCTCCTCAGTCCCCAACACACCCCACACTGCATTTTGGGGCCATTCCAGCCACCAAGAAGCTGCTTTGGTTTTAGATACCAGTTGCTAATCGCATATGTGCTCTGCTTGCAGGAGGCCTAGACATGCTGATTCTTAATCACATCGGCACGTCGTACTTCAGTTATTTCAATGGTGATGTTGGTCACGTGCGAAAGCTCCTGGAGATCAACTTCCTCAGCTATGTGGCGATGACCACGTCTGCCCTGCCCATGCTGAAGGAGAGCGAGGGCAGCATCGTAGTGGTTTCATCCATGGCAGGTGAGCATGCAAGGGACCAGGCTCCCCCTGCCCAcaccccttcctctccctgcagggATCCCTGCTGCGGCTCTTCTTCAAAAGACAGAATAAGGACCATAAGGTAGAGATCCACCCTGCTGGGAGTTAGGATCAGCATGTGATTTATAACCTGGATGCAGAACGCATGTCCTCTGGGGGATTTATATTCCTTGCCCTGTCCTGCTTGTCTCTTTACACCTGCTAACCACCTTCTTGCGTTGCAGTCATGGCACGCCGCTCAGATTATTTTATGTGCACGGCCACATATTATACATGCATTTGGTATACGAGGGCGTATATGCAGGTACACAAGCACAGCATCACCCACAACTGAAGGTACTTCATGCCACTGTATGCCATACgttacattttaaacattcctGCATTTGTGTATTTGTCTCAAGCATCCACAACATTACTCAGTCATCCTAAATCACAATAGTGTAGCTACTTGAAGagcaagaggaaaggagagcCGTGCAGCCTGGTGTCTGCCCAGTACACGAACCCTGACATTGCGTCTCTGCTCCAGGTAAAGCCAGTGGCCCATTTACAGCTCCCTATGCTGCAACTAAGTTTGCCTTAGACGGATTTTTCAGCTCCTTGCGACATGAATTCATCATAGACAAGGTCAATGTCTCCATCACACTCTGCATCCTGGGCTACATCGACACCGGTAAGCTCGGCATCACTGGGGCCCTGCAACTCGGTACATTTCCAGACAGAGACACGCCGAGCCCACcacccaccctgcagccccaggctgcTCAGCACACTGCCTcgccaccacagccagaccccCAGCCGGCAGTGGCCGTGCAATTGTGGAGACAGGACCCCAACCCTTTAAGAGTGTGGCCTGAGCCCTTTGACTCTGCTATCCTTGCAGTAAACCCAAGGGAGGTGGGCATTCCCGCCTACGGTCACTCAAGATGTGGAAAGGAATGGGACGGGCATAGCTAgagttgttatttattttaactattcTAAGCCTTATAAGTAGATCTGATCCCCAGAGTTTGGTGGTTTGTTAGAGGAAGCTACAGACACCCCAACTGAGCCAGTGGTGCCTGTGGCAGCCCCTCCATCCAacacccctccttccctcccatccATCCAGAGAACGCCGTGCGAGTGGTCTCGCACGCCATCCGGGTCACACCGGCACCAAAGGAGGAGTGCGCGCTGGAGATCATCAAGAGCGGGGCGCTGCGCCAGCGGGAGCTGCACTACCCGTCCTGGGCGGTGCGCAGCGTGCTCCTCCTCCGGGACGTAGCCCCCGACTTCCTCGACTCCCTCATCAGGAGCAACTATAAGGTGGAAAACATCAGAAGAACATAGCGCCCGGGGCAGCAAGCATACCAGGACACCTTGGGCCAGGCACGAGGGATTTGGGTGTTAATCCGGCTACTCGGGTGCCCTTTTCCACGCCACCGGGCAGCCCCACGCTGACGCACCCTGGCAACCCAAGACGGGATGCCCCAGAAGCCTGTAACACACAGCATGAAAATGTCCTTTTTAGTAATGAACTCTTGCAACcggcttttttccccccaaccaAGAGGTACTTCAGAGAAGCTCCTGGCACCGGGATCTGCTGCCAGtgtcctgctcagcagcaggttCCTTGCTCAGCCTCCAGAAACTGCTCCCCCATCCAAAAGCCACAAAGGCAGCCAAGCCGAGCGCTGCTGGACGCGAGCCGAGCTGTGGCCCGGGATGAGAATTTGGGccaagcagcacaaaccacccaAAGCCACGAGAGGGCCTTCGAACCAGGAAATTTTTTCGTCATGTATCCCTTCTAGACTGGTCTGCGTAAAAATAAATCCTACGTTACTTTACAAGATCTCTGCTTTtacttgtgttccttttccacgTGCGCAGGCACGGAGACCTTATCGGCGCCCAGCTTGTTAAACCAACCCCCCTGCGTGATTTGCGTTAACACGGCTTTCACTTCTCTAAAGGCCTTAATTTTCTGCCATTTATGACCTTCTCCTCAGCTGCCCatacacactttttttcctttccaatcTGTGAGAAGCCTTAAAATAATAGCATTACTGTACTTCCCTAAGTCTGGATTTCTCTACCCCAAAGCAGCTCAGGGAGACTCAGTCACCGAGGGCCACAAGCAGCTCCGTGCACCAGCGCTCAACCTCCGCATGTTGGGGACCGATAAAGGGAGATGGCCCAAAAGATAATT of the Phalacrocorax carbo chromosome 23, bPhaCar2.1, whole genome shotgun sequence genome contains:
- the LOC104047629 gene encoding 11-beta-hydroxysteroid dehydrogenase 1, translating into MSLLLKVFIPLLGLALALYFYSAPKNFSEEMLRGKRVIVTGASSGIGEQMAYHLARMEAHLLLTARTEAKLQKVVERCLELGAASARYVSGSMEDTTFPEVVVREAENTWGGLDMLILNHIGTSYFSYFNGDVGHVRKLLEINFLSYVAMTTSALPMLKESEGSIVVVSSMAGKASGPFTAPYAATKFALDGFFSSLRHEFIIDKVNVSITLCILGYIDTENAVRVVSHAIRVTPAPKEECALEIIKSGALRQRELHYPSWAVRSVLLLRDVAPDFLDSLIRSNYKVENIRRT